From a region of the uncultured Methanobrevibacter sp. genome:
- a CDS encoding toll/interleukin-1 receptor domain-containing protein, producing MADEVYICYDERDLEMAKKVCDTLEDNGLDCWLKNRDTGAKHMVDEIMNAIKKSKVMVLLYSQNSKDSNFVNNEVDIAFAEKRSILVFQIDDSKLDGSLEFFLRNKPRIQAYPNPEDRFDRLVQNTSKLVKEQSAIDRNIGNVIKNHKVPVIIGIVVILLVVGVLGYMMYNGGSGTTNATQIKAGDIKLNITDFHVDDVRKEKTNWNYSYYVGGKISPAPGDQDGCVIVVDFYDESGKLVETTETPFKDAQKVSSGFLLGSATSDKNNIKLADAQLVNKENIIIAQDEAQL from the coding sequence ATGGCTGATGAGGTATATATCTGTTATGATGAACGGGACTTGGAAATGGCAAAAAAGGTTTGTGACACTTTAGAGGACAATGGATTGGATTGCTGGTTGAAAAACCGTGACACCGGCGCAAAACACATGGTTGATGAAATCATGAATGCAATCAAAAAATCCAAAGTTATGGTTTTGTTATATTCACAAAACTCCAAGGATTCCAATTTTGTTAACAATGAGGTGGATATTGCATTCGCAGAAAAAAGATCAATTTTGGTCTTTCAAATTGATGATTCAAAATTGGACGGCAGTTTAGAATTCTTCTTGAGGAATAAACCTAGGATTCAAGCTTATCCAAATCCTGAAGATAGATTTGACCGTTTGGTTCAAAACACTTCAAAACTTGTAAAAGAACAGTCAGCAATCGACAGGAACATTGGTAATGTTATTAAAAATCATAAAGTTCCAGTAATTATTGGAATTGTAGTTATTTTGCTTGTTGTAGGTGTTTTAGGATATATGATGTATAATGGAGGAAGTGGCACAACGAATGCCACTCAAATAAAAGCAGGTGATATTAAGCTCAATATCACAGATTTCCATGTGGATGATGTCAGAAAGGAAAAAACTAACTGGAACTACTCTTATTATGTGGGTGGAAAAATTTCTCCAGCACCTGGTGATCAGGATGGGTGCGTGATTGTCGTTGATTTCTATGATGAATCAGGTAAACTGGTTGAAACAACAGAAACTCCATTTAAAGATGCTCAAAAGGTTAGTTCTGGATTTTTACTAGGATCTGCAACATCTGATAAGAACAATATTAAACTTGCAGATGCCCAATTGGTTAATAAGGAGAATATTATTATTGCTCAGGATGAAGCGCAATTATGA